In Symphalangus syndactylus isolate Jambi chromosome 6, NHGRI_mSymSyn1-v2.1_pri, whole genome shotgun sequence, a genomic segment contains:
- the LOC129483917 gene encoding RNA polymerase II subunit A C-terminal domain phosphatase SSU72 like protein 2: protein MLSSPLRVAVVCVSNVNRSMEAHSILSRKGLSVRSFGTESHVRLPGPRPNRPVVYDFATTYKEMYNDLLRKDRECYTHNGILHILGRNERIKPGPERFQECTDFFDVIFTCEESVYDTVVEDLCSREQQTFQPVHVINMDIEDTLEDATLGAFLICEICQCLQQSDDMEDNLEELLLQMEEKAGKSFLHTVCFY, encoded by the coding sequence ATGCTCTCCTCCCCACTCAGGGTGGCTGTGGTGTGCGTGAGCAACGTCAACAGGAGCATGGAGGCCCACAGCATCCTCAGCAGAAAAGGGCTAAGTGTCCGGTCTTTTGGAACTGAATCTCATGTGAGGCTACCGGGACCAAGACCCAATCGTCCTGTAGTTTATGATTTTGCAACAACATATAAGGAGATGTACAATGACCTCCTCAGGAAAGACAGAGAATGCTACACCCACAACGGAATCTTACACATCTTGGGAAGAAATGAGAGAATCAAGCCCGGTCCAGAAAGATTTCAGGAGTGCACGGATTTCTTTGATGTCATCTTCACCTGTGAGGAGAGTGTCTATGACACAGTGGTGGAAGATCTGTGTTCCAGAGAACAGCAGACCTTTCAGCCTGTGCACGTGATCAACATGGACATCGAAGATACCCTGGAAGATGCCACCCTGGgagctttcctcatctgtgagattTGCCAGTGCCTGCAGCAGTCAGACGACATGGAAGACAATCTGGAGGAGCTGCTGTTGCAAATGGAGGAGAAGGCAGGAAAAAGCTTTCTTCACACCGTCTGCTTCTACTGA
- the LOC129483918 gene encoding RNA polymerase II subunit A C-terminal domain phosphatase SSU72 like protein 2-like, producing MLSSPLRVAVVCVSNVNRSMEAHSILSRKGLSVRSFGTESHVRLPGPRPNRPVVYDFATTYKEMYNDLLRKDRECYTHNGILHILGRNERIKPGPERFQECTDFFDVIFTCEESVYDTVVEDLCSREQQTFQPVHVINMDIEDTLEDATLGAFLICEICQCLQQSDDLEDNLEELLLQMEEKAGKSFLHTVCFY from the coding sequence ATGCTCTCCTCCCCACTCAGGGTGGCTGTGGTGTGCGTGAGCAACGTCAACAGGAGCATGGAGGCCCACAGCATCCTCAGCAGAAAAGGGCTAAGTGTCCGGTCTTTTGGAACTGAATCTCATGTGAGGCTACCGGGACCAAGACCCAATCGTCCTGTAGTTTATGATTTTGCAACAACATATAAGGAGATGTACAATGACCTCCTCAGGAAAGACAGAGAATGCTACACCCACAACGGAATCTTACACATCTTGGGAAGAAATGAGAGAATCAAGCCCGGTCCAGAAAGATTTCAGGAGTGCACGGATTTCTTTGATGTCATCTTCACCTGTGAGGAGAGTGTCTATGACACAGTGGTGGAAGATCTGTGTTCCAGAGAACAGCAGACCTTTCAGCCTGTGCACGTGATCAACATGGACATCGAAGATACCCTGGAAGATGCCACCCTGGgagctttcctcatctgtgagattTGCCAGTGCCTGCAGCAGTCAGACGACCTGGAAGACAATCTGGAGGAGCTGCTGTTGCAAATGGAGGAGAAGGCAGGAAAAAGCTTTCTTCACACCGTCTGCTTCTACTGA
- the LOC129483919 gene encoding RNA polymerase II subunit A C-terminal domain phosphatase SSU72 like protein 2, with the protein MLSSPLRVAVVCVSNVNRSMEAHSILSRKGLSVRSFGTESHVRLPGPRPNRPVVYDFATTYKEMYNDLLRKDRECYTHNGILHILGRNERIKPGPERFQECTDFFDVIFTCEESVYDTVVEDLCSREQQTFQPVHVINMDIEDTLEDATLGAFLICEICQCLQQSDDMEDNLEELLLQMEEKAGKSFLHTVCFY; encoded by the coding sequence ATGCTCTCCTCCCCACTCAGGGTGGCTGTGGTGTGCGTGAGCAACGTCAACAGGAGCATGGAGGCCCACAGCATCCTCAGCAGAAAAGGGCTAAGTGTCCGGTCTTTTGGAACTGAATCTCATGTGAGGCTACCGGGACCAAGACCCAATCGTCCTGTAGTTTATGATTTTGCAACAACATATAAGGAGATGTACAATGACCTCCTCAGGAAAGATAGAGAATGCTACACCCACAACGGAATCTTACACATCTTGGGAAGAAATGAGAGAATCAAGCCCGGTCCAGAAAGATTTCAGGAGTGCACGGATTTCTTTGATGTCATCTTCACCTGTGAGGAGAGTGTCTATGACACAGTGGTGGAAGATCTGTGTTCCAGAGAACAGCAGACCTTTCAGCCTGTGCACGTGATCAACATGGACATCGAAGATACCCTGGAAGATGCCACCCTGGgagctttcctcatctgtgagattTGCCAGTGCCTGCAGCAGTCAGACGACATGGAAGACAATCTGGAGGAGCTGCTGTTGCAAATGGAGGAGAAGGCAGGAAAAAGCTTTCTTCACACCGTCTGCTTCTACTGA